One Methanocella sp. genomic window carries:
- the pyrF gene encoding orotidine-5'-phosphate decarboxylase, with amino-acid sequence MTPRTRLIIALDVTDREEALAIAQKLGGAVDAIKVNYPLVLSCGLGIIKDIKKYASVIADFKVADIPNTNSLICREAFEAGADGIICQGFVGSDSVEACVDVANKFGRDVYVVTEMSHPGALDFMQAHAFELVDLALKSGASGIIAPATRPERLAEIRRRAENMKILAPGVGAQGGDARKAVEAGADFVIVGRSIYNVEDPYAAAVEFIEQLRQ; translated from the coding sequence CTGACTCCCCGGACCAGGCTGATCATAGCGCTGGATGTGACAGACCGCGAGGAAGCTCTTGCCATCGCCCAAAAGCTCGGCGGTGCGGTGGACGCGATAAAAGTGAATTATCCGCTCGTGCTCTCCTGCGGCCTGGGCATCATTAAGGACATTAAAAAATATGCCAGTGTCATCGCTGATTTTAAAGTAGCCGACATTCCGAACACGAACTCTCTCATCTGCCGCGAGGCGTTCGAGGCAGGCGCCGACGGCATCATCTGCCAGGGCTTCGTCGGGAGCGACAGCGTCGAGGCATGTGTCGATGTCGCTAACAAGTTCGGGCGGGACGTTTACGTCGTTACCGAGATGAGCCATCCCGGTGCACTCGATTTCATGCAAGCCCACGCCTTCGAGCTCGTGGACCTGGCCCTTAAGTCGGGCGCTTCAGGCATTATCGCCCCCGCAACGAGGCCTGAGCGGCTGGCAGAGATTCGCCGCAGGGCAGAAAATATGAAGATCTTAGCACCCGGTGTCGGTGCGCAGGGCGGCGATGCGCGCAAGGCCGTCGAAGCCGGCGCCGATTTTGTCATCGTGGGAAGAAGTATATACAATGTCGAAGACCCATATGCAGCGGCAGTCGAATTCATCGAGCAACTCCGCCAATGA
- a CDS encoding Pepco domain-containing protein → MSEDTISVIAIPDTTLVQKQIAPEIKELPIEELSENISGFLLKFGKVMDGIPDSIGDFKIDSMSVSLGVSVDGTVSIFGIGGSVGGQASITITLNKK, encoded by the coding sequence ATGTCAGAAGATACGATATCTGTAATTGCAATTCCGGATACAACCCTGGTCCAGAAACAAATAGCGCCAGAAATAAAAGAATTACCTATTGAAGAACTTTCAGAAAATATTTCGGGGTTTTTGCTCAAGTTCGGTAAAGTTATGGATGGGATTCCAGATAGTATAGGTGATTTCAAGATCGATTCCATGTCTGTTTCTCTCGGTGTATCCGTCGATGGAACCGTATCGATTTTCGGAATCGGCGGGAGTGTAGGCGGTCAGGCTAGTATTACCATCACTCTCAATAAAAAATAG